ATTACCTCCTCTGTTGATCAATTCGGGCGTGGATGACGAATTGTATGAAGACGGAGAAAAGTTTGCCCGGAAAGCACAAGCTGCCGGAGTTGAGGTAATTTTCAGGGCAGGGGAGGGCATGGTCCATTGTTATCCCTTGTTATCGCCCATGTTTAAAGAGGCAAAAGCAGCAATGGAGGAGATTGTGGAATTTGTCAGGAAATACCTGCCATAAAAATTATAAATTTATATATTGTAACTATCTGATATACAGATAATTAAAAGATTTTGGATATATAATTGATTTTATGAAATACTGCCTTATTTTTATTTTATTTCTCCGGATGACCGCAGCAGTCTTTTCTCAGACCGGAAGTCCTTATACTGCCGAAGAATACGAAAGGGCCAACACGGCTGCCCATGTTGCTTATTTGTCCCGGGACGAAAAAGAAGTGATCCGGCAACTTAACCTGGCCCGTATGGATGCCCGGCGTTATTGTGATTATTATGTTGAACAATTTATCAAATATCAGAATACAATATATTCTCCTAAGATATTGCCGTCCAACCGCTACCTGAAATCATTGAAAGCTGATGCAATCAAAATAAAAAACCTGCCATTGCTTTATCCCGACGAAAGGCTGGCCAGGTCATCAGCTTTCCATGCCCGGGATATGGGGATCACCGGACGTACCGGCCATGATTCGTCCAACGGAACTTCCTTTGAGAAAAGGCTGTTGAAGTACCTGGGTACCGATACCCTGGCTTATGGCGAAAATTGTTCGTATGGTTTTGAAGAGGCCAGTTATATTGTTTCAGACCTGTTGATTGACAACGGAATCACTTCGCTTGGCCACAGGCATAATATCCTGAGCCCGGAATTTCATAGTGTGGGCGTTGGCATATTTACCCACACGGTTTATCGGTATAATTGCGTGATGGATTTCAGTTCTGGTATGCACCCGCGTAAATAAAATGTTTTAATCAACTTTGGGCAAATCATGAAAAGAGTAGTTTCCTTATTTTTATTCATATCACTATCCTTTCTTGTTTTTGGACAGGAAAGGAAGGCAGTTGATTTTAAAGGCTTACAACATTTCAGGGATATGGTTTATGTTCCTGGTGATACATTTATCATGGGCCGGGTTTCTGCATCCCGTCCGCAGTTCAATCCGGAAGACTCGGATTTATTGTACATTCCCAATCCGCGCAGAGTAGAAGTCCATCCTTTTTACATCTGTAACCATGAAGTAACTAATGCAGAATATGGGGAATTTGTAAAGTGGGTAAGGGATTCGGTCATTCGTGCCCACCCTGAAGATCCTTCTTTCTGTTATTTGAAGGATGAAAGCAATTTCAGAGGGTTTTCAAAAAAGGAGTATAACACAAATCTTTTTGTGTACCATGGGGTTTGTATTTATCCGGATACCTTGTGCTGGTCAAGGACCCGTTATCCCTTTGCTTTTATTCAGTTTGAAAGCATGTGCCGGATTTATTTCAATGACCCAGCTTTTAAGGATTTCCCGGTAGTGGGCATTAACTGGTATCAGGCAATGGCTTATTGCCAGTGGAAGACGGTGCAGCTTAAGGCTGAGGCTGCCCGCCATAAAAAATCAATTTCTGTATCTTTTCGCCTTCCTTCTGAAGCCGAATGGGAATATGCGGCATTAGCCCTGCCCAAAGGGAAGGATCATGATGACGGGCAAAGGTTTTATCCCTGGAAAGGTCTTGAGTTTGTTGGATCGAAAGGGAAGTACAAGTGCAATATGGGCAATGTTGTTGATCAGCATGGGATTACCATACAGACTTTGGTCTCGGATAATTTTCTTTTTACTTCAAAAGTAAAATCCTTTGCTCCGAATATTTTCAAATTATACGATATGGCGGGCAATGTATCCGAATGGGTTGACGATTCTGCCGGTTCGCAGTCTTGGGGAAATATTCCGCTTAATCAGCAGGCTGATACTTCAAATTATTATGCTAATGTGAAGGAACAACTGAATC
Above is a window of Bacteroidota bacterium DNA encoding:
- a CDS encoding alpha/beta hydrolase, which translates into the protein LPPLLINSGVDDELYEDGEKFARKAQAAGVEVIFRAGEGMVHCYPLLSPMFKEAKAAMEEIVEFVRKYLP
- a CDS encoding CAP domain-containing protein, which produces MKYCLIFILFLRMTAAVFSQTGSPYTAEEYERANTAAHVAYLSRDEKEVIRQLNLARMDARRYCDYYVEQFIKYQNTIYSPKILPSNRYLKSLKADAIKIKNLPLLYPDERLARSSAFHARDMGITGRTGHDSSNGTSFEKRLLKYLGTDTLAYGENCSYGFEEASYIVSDLLIDNGITSLGHRHNILSPEFHSVGVGIFTHTVYRYNCVMDFSSGMHPRK
- a CDS encoding SUMF1/EgtB/PvdO family nonheme iron enzyme, with the translated sequence MKRVVSLFLFISLSFLVFGQERKAVDFKGLQHFRDMVYVPGDTFIMGRVSASRPQFNPEDSDLLYIPNPRRVEVHPFYICNHEVTNAEYGEFVKWVRDSVIRAHPEDPSFCYLKDESNFRGFSKKEYNTNLFVYHGVCIYPDTLCWSRTRYPFAFIQFESMCRIYFNDPAFKDFPVVGINWYQAMAYCQWKTVQLKAEAARHKKSISVSFRLPSEAEWEYAALALPKGKDHDDGQRFYPWKGLEFVGSKGKYKCNMGNVVDQHGITIQTLVSDNFLFTSKVKSFAPNIFKLYDMAGNVSEWVDDSAGSQSWGNIPLNQQADTSNYYANVKEQLNPFPSRAEKLEIITEMLKNQGVKLDRLNNKVLTAKIEGLYQAYYTEYLVLLKIRNELICKGSDSRIVKGGSWEDGAVYQQCASRQALDSWKSKCSLGFRVAIGVQY